Within the Oncorhynchus masou masou isolate Uvic2021 chromosome 1, UVic_Omas_1.1, whole genome shotgun sequence genome, the region TATTATAAATGCTCCAATGATTATGCATTTGCACCATTACAACtctgtatgttatttcccccatctcctccacaCCTACCACTCTGTTAGGGAGGTGGACTGGTTCTCTCTAAGCGCTGTGATCTTGCTGCTGTGCACAGCTCCCTTCCTGGTGTTCTTCTTCGTCATGGTGTGTGACCAGTACCAATGTTCGGTCAGCCAGCCCCTGGTGGAGCTCTACAGTGGAGAGGCCACCCTTCGCTCCATCTGGGACAAGGCCCCCTCCTTCACCTGGACCGCTGCTCAGATCTACACCGTCTGGGTCTCCTTCCAGGTAGGgccagagaagagagggacataGGCTGCGttgacacaggcagcccaattctttTGCCCATGTATTGCTCCTTTGACCAATCAGAACAgataaaagatcagaattgggctgccacTGTATTTTTTTTAAGTTGGTGTAAATTGCATTTTATTATGGTTTATAGCGTCAGAATATTTCACCGCTGGGAGTTCTGTGGAATGACACTGTTTCTCCATCAGGTGGTGCTCTACATGTGTGTTCCTGATGTCACTCATAAGTTCCTGCCTGGCTACGCAGGTGGGGTTCAGGATGGAGCTCGCACCCCAGCAGGTAAGGCACCTGAGAAGAAAAAAGTTGTTTTTGGAGATTTCTAGCATGAAGGATTGGTTTCTATTAATATTTCCAGATATTGTATGCACACAATACTGTTAAGTGTAGTTGTCTGCAAACACTTGTCTCTGTTCCACCCAGGAGAAcgactgccccctctcattgaagccTCGCGGTACTGCAGGCAGGGTTTGCAGAAAACAGGATCCCCATTAtagtgaatttaaaaaaatggcAATTTTcgtgtaaaaaataataatacttgAAAACCGTTATGGTAACAATAATTGCTTCTAATACACGTGATGTATGTCCTTGAGCCGTTTCTTTTAaaatcacacacagacaaagtTATAAGGGTAATTTAGTTGCTAATGGCAGTCTGCAGTGCCCCGGTCGGCCTTCAACTTGAGTTACTCAATGAGAGGGAGCAGCGCTGAGCTGGCCTGCAAcgtcacttcctggagtagctcaaactgtGCATGTTGTCTTCATGAGACGCCATCTTAAACAACTGAATTTGGCTTCAATGTGTTGTTGAGTCTTCGCATAGGAAAGAATGGGGTCACGTGATCGATGGCTTTGTTCATGTGCAGTCATTGTTTCAGCCCACATTGTTTGTTCTCTCCTAGGCCTCATAAACAAGTATGAGATCAACGGTTTACAGTCGTGGCTGATCACCCATGCCCTGTGGTATGCCAACGCTCAGTACTTCCACTGGTTTCCCCCCACCATAATCTTCGACAACTGGATCCCACTGCTGTGGTGCACCAACATACTGGGCTATGCTGTGTCCACCTTTGCCTTTGTCAAGGCCTACCTCTTCCCCACCAACGCAGAGGACTGGTGAGGATTACATGCGTCCAATAGTATGTTAGGATATTCAAACTTGTCACTTGCATGTAACATTTCATAAAACTTGTCACTTTGGGCATAGTTAATCTGAATTGCCTTTGTCATTTTCCAGCAAATTCACAGGCAACGTCTTCTATAATTACATGATGGGCATTGAGTTCAATCCCCGCATCGGCAAATGGTTCGACTTCAAGCTCTTCTTCAACGGGAGACCTGGTATTGTTGCCTGGACTCTAATCAACCTCTCCTATGCAGCCAAACAGCAGGAGCTCTATGGCTATGTGACCAACTCTATGATCCTGGTTAATGTGCTGCAGGTGAGACACTCCTCTCCCTTTACCACTAGATGGCAGGGTATGTTAAGCGAGTGAGCTAGCTAAACTAGACCTTAGAGTGGTAGCTTTGAATGAACCAGTTTAGGCAAGCTTGGCCTCCAGTGAATGGCTACTGATGTAGTAGCTACTCCTCCAGGCAATCTATGTTCTCGACTTCTTCTGGAATGAGGCATGGTACCTGAAGACTATTGACATCTGCCATGACCACTTCGGCTGGTACCTGGGCTGGGGAGACTGTGTGTGGCTGCCCTTCCTCTACACGCTGCAGGTAAGTCACATcatcataaaaaataaaaaaatgagtcCGACACCCAACACAGAAGCCGCtgcaaaaaaatatgaataagtaATGGAAATTATAGATGCATCGACGTGCTTCtattatactggctgagttaaaTATGGCTGTGATGCAGTCTTTCTTGTTTTCTGTTCAACAGTGATGACATCATACTGTATGGTTGGCATCATGTCTCTTTCTACAGGGCCTGTACCTGGTGTACAACCCAGTCCAGCTCTCCACAGCCCATGCTGCTGCTGTCCTCCTCTTGGGTCTGGTGGGTTACTACGTCTTCCGCTCCACCAACCACCAGAAGGACCTGTTCCGCCGTACCGAGGGGAAGTGCTCCGTCTGGGGCAAGAAGCCCACCTTCATTGAGTGTGCCTACCGCTCGGGTGACGGCGGCCTGCACCACAGCAAGCTCATGACCTCCGGCTTCTGGGGCGTGGCACGCCACCTCAACTACACGGGCGACCTGATGGGCTCGCTGGCCTACTGTGCAGCCTGCGGCTTCGGCCACATTCACCCCTACTTCTACATTGTCTACATGACCATCCTGCTGGTGCACCGCTGTGTGAGAGACGAGCATCGCTGCAGCAGCAAGTACGGCAAAGACTGGAAGCGCTACACGGATGCAGTTCCCTATCGCCTGCTGCCTGGGATCTTCTAGAGTCGAGTCAAAGGTTGAAGGAATCCCTGCATCCTGAAAGAAGTTTACCAGAAGAAGGAGATGTGTGTTAAATGGACTGTTCACATTCCATGGGAAAGCCGTTGATGACattttgagctgtgtgtgtgtgtgtgtgtgtgtgtgtgtgtgtgtgtgtgtgtgtgtgtgtgtgtgtgtgtgccgtggtGTCTTTGGATGTCAATGTGGGTTTCTCTGTCTGAAAATACATAGTACTCAGAGTGAGATCTTCACTTGTAGTCAGAAGACAGCCAGCATTGTGCTCTAAGAAGCAATCCTCAGCTACTCTCAGAACTGCTCTCACCGGTGCCTAGGAGCATTTCTCCGTAAATGTTGATACTATGGTACATATCTATGTTCTATGGTACATAGATGCTATGAGAAACTCTGCAAAATGGATTTCTAATTAAAATCTGTATttgagtgtactgtagtctagcaACGTGAACATCACATAACCATACAGTAGCACTTAGTTGGCGTTGGTCAAGTAACTACAGCTACAAGTGAGCAATAATCTAGATGTCTTTTGACAATGCACTGTCGATTGCAAATGTCTCTTCTACTTAGGGGTCAGCCCAGCATTACATGAAATGCTAGcagcagactggtatattatGTTCAAGAAGCAGCTACAACTATACAATGATTGTTCCTGctaaaatacatttttctttatttctgtCAATATATTTGAGGTACCTGTTTTTGTGCTAATAGTGCTTTTACTTTATCCAACAGTCTTTTTGACATTTGATTTCAGTtgtttgcatttttttttttacctcatctGCCTTTCCTCAAGTGATAACTTAGCAAAGTAAATAAACCTAACATGGTGAATACATTTCTGATTTCTTTACTTTGATTCcaacaaaaaaaaaattgtacgtgtttgtgcattgtgtgtgtgtgagtggaggAAATGACAACGACAGAGGTGTCATTGCAACATCACAGAGTTGTTCCTGTGGAAGGCCACCACTTCCTCCTGCTGTGACTGAAGAGGTTGATCAGGCCTCCCGTCTCTCACGCTGACCTGCCTGACCCCTTCCGATCATCACAGCTGCCAGGAAAAGAGTTAAACAAACACAGACGGTTGGAGCTGGATGTGAGGCTGATGTTAGGCTCTGACAGACAAGAGGAGGGTGAATGTGGAAGGGGTGGCTGGTGGAAAGACCCCCTGGAGTGGGTATAACAGTGATCACTCACTGGTAAGGGTGGTGGTTGCACTAACATCAAGAGTGCACCCTTCACTTCCATTTACTATTTCTTCCTCTATTCTCTGTTCTTATGTCTCCCTAATCCTcatctttctatccctctctcccactctaatTTAAAGTCACCTCAAATCTGACATccagcagcagggggcagtagaaCACGGTTTGTGAAAAAATCTAATGATGCTAATTACCACTGTTAATAGTTTATAAAGTTCTTACGAATGTGAAGTTAGTATAGCCTGAACATGAGAACGGTTCAAGAGTTACTTTAGGACAGTTAATATATGCTTATTTATATAGTTATAGTTGATACCATTTTTTAAGAATTGGAAGATAGGAGAGCCTGAACATGCGAGAGTTGGTTTTGTGTCTCTTGCTTGAACGTTTGAAGAGTAACTGTTGGCGAGTTACatttatgtaaatatatatagttatagttgATAAAGATCTTAAAGAATTTGAAGTTATAATATGCCTGAACATAgagaattattatttattttaccattCAAGTCTACGTGCCTTTTCTCCCCCATTGAAATGTATTGTTAGCTCATTAAAAATATTGTTATAGTTCAAAAAGTATAAATGCTATCAAAAATATTTTCTCAAGCAATCTAAGTCTGGGCCGTCTCTACGTTTTGAAGTTGGTTTTCGTGTTCATGGAGTAAGTCACTTAAAGCTTTGGAGTGGGCTAAAGAAATCAAATACTAAGAATATGAGTATGTAAGAAATCTCGAGTTGTGCTTTGCCTTCAGCAAGCACACCGAATGATGAATATATCATCAACATGAACATTAAAGACAACACAAAAGATCCAAATGATTCACCCAGACACACGTATCTTTACTCGTTCTTCACACAGACTTAGACAAATAAACACAGAGCGCTCTTCTACTCCCTCTTCAGTCATTCACATACACACG harbors:
- the LOC135547189 gene encoding 7-dehydrocholesterol reductase-like, which codes for MSSAVAMEATRRRQRLSSNGGASETTEEPAGQWGRAWEVDWFSLSAVILLLCTAPFLVFFFVMVCDQYQCSVSQPLVELYSGEATLRSIWDKAPSFTWTAAQIYTVWVSFQVVLYMCVPDVTHKFLPGYAGGVQDGARTPAGLINKYEINGLQSWLITHALWYANAQYFHWFPPTIIFDNWIPLLWCTNILGYAVSTFAFVKAYLFPTNAEDCKFTGNVFYNYMMGIEFNPRIGKWFDFKLFFNGRPGIVAWTLINLSYAAKQQELYGYVTNSMILVNVLQAIYVLDFFWNEAWYLKTIDICHDHFGWYLGWGDCVWLPFLYTLQGLYLVYNPVQLSTAHAAAVLLLGLVGYYVFRSTNHQKDLFRRTEGKCSVWGKKPTFIECAYRSGDGGLHHSKLMTSGFWGVARHLNYTGDLMGSLAYCAACGFGHIHPYFYIVYMTILLVHRCVRDEHRCSSKYGKDWKRYTDAVPYRLLPGIF